In Thermococcus sp., the following proteins share a genomic window:
- a CDS encoding COG2426 family protein: protein MNSFLQVFLLSLVPTFEGRYAIVYGIGKGYPLWETLLAASLGVLTLSLVLPVVLPYIDRIMLWLEGTPLMKIAHLYLYYVERVRKKAHPYVEKWGFIGLTIFVAIPLPGTGIWTGALAAYLLGIEKRQTVPALILGGLLSMAITLGPALGLFG, encoded by the coding sequence TTGAATAGCTTCCTTCAGGTGTTCCTCCTCTCGCTCGTTCCAACCTTTGAGGGGCGCTACGCGATAGTTTACGGCATTGGGAAAGGCTATCCCCTGTGGGAGACGCTTTTGGCTGCTTCCCTCGGCGTTCTGACGCTCTCCCTCGTCCTTCCGGTGGTTCTGCCTTACATAGACCGAATCATGCTCTGGCTCGAAGGGACACCCCTGATGAAAATAGCTCATCTTTATCTCTACTACGTCGAGCGAGTCAGGAAAAAGGCCCACCCCTACGTCGAGAAGTGGGGCTTCATAGGGCTTACAATATTCGTCGCGATACCCCTGCCCGGGACTGGAATATGGACCGGAGCTTTAGCGGCTTACCTCCTCGGAATTGAGAAAAGGCAGACGGTTCCAGCTTTAATCCTCGGCGGGCTTCTGAGCATGGCGATAACCCTTGGACCGGCACTGGGACTGTTCGGGTGA
- a CDS encoding phosphatase PAP2 family protein, which yields MAKSELKRDFPALTLALLVILILQIAGAFNGINEWVNSALPSGGSLTSTFTDTASFALTALYLILFVLWDFKDRGRLSRFTLELTAGIAVSMVIVGLLKVLIGVPRPGEGQVHWSLIESIKNLDYFAFPSGHTARAFVLAYFLAKRWKKFWPLWWGWALGIGLSRLLLHVHWFSDVLFSAFLGPWVALLVELTEDWWLPYYRAVVNALKLGVLDIE from the coding sequence ATGGCAAAGTCTGAGCTCAAGAGAGATTTCCCGGCACTCACGCTCGCACTCCTCGTGATCCTGATCCTGCAGATAGCTGGGGCATTTAACGGGATAAACGAGTGGGTGAACTCTGCTCTTCCTTCAGGCGGCTCCCTAACCAGCACCTTCACGGATACCGCGAGCTTCGCCCTCACCGCCCTCTACCTCATCCTCTTCGTTCTATGGGACTTTAAGGACAGGGGAAGATTGAGCAGGTTCACCCTTGAACTAACCGCCGGTATTGCAGTCTCTATGGTCATAGTGGGCCTGCTGAAGGTCCTGATAGGCGTCCCCAGACCGGGAGAGGGACAGGTTCACTGGAGCCTAATTGAGTCAATAAAAAACCTCGACTACTTCGCCTTCCCCTCTGGCCACACGGCAAGGGCCTTCGTTTTGGCGTATTTCCTCGCAAAGCGCTGGAAAAAGTTCTGGCCCCTCTGGTGGGGGTGGGCGCTTGGGATAGGCCTCTCAAGGCTTCTCCTCCACGTCCACTGGTTCAGCGACGTGCTCTTTTCGGCGTTCCTCGGGCCGTGGGTCGCCCTGCTGGTTGAGCTAACCGAGGATTGGTGGCTCCCCTACTACCGCGCCGTTGTGAACGCGCTTAAACTGGGGGTGCTGGACATTGAATAG